The Limanda limanda chromosome 14, fLimLim1.1, whole genome shotgun sequence genomic interval AGAGGAAGGCACAGATCATCAGTAAGATTTAATATACCTAAAAATACCCAGAGCAAATTATCAGTCGTTACAATTTTGgctacatttttaaaaataaacaggatATTTGATAGTAGTTTCAAAAAGCATTTGGCGAAAATGTTCACAAGTGTGAGTCGATGCTTGTTAACTGTTACTGTTGGGTGCAGCTCATTCACATTTAGATGGGAAGAGCTCTCAAGAATTGatgacatgtgtgtttgtgagctaTAAATACAAAGTCTGAACTAAAGGACAATAAATAGTGCTGACTATTTGATGAAACTTACAAAACTCAATGACAGGAATGTGATTAACTGTTTGACACAGTaactatatattaaaaaaaacagatatttgGTCACAACAATCTAAAAGCACCGACTCCGAAGAGAAGccatcaatgtgtttttatgcgCTCTATGACTCGTTGTTAAAATTAGAAGAAGCTAACATTACAGCCCTTACGCTACATTTTAAAGTCAGTATTTAAAGTCAGTATTTAACAACTTACTGTCAGTATTTAAGTTGTTATATACTGACACTTTAAAGTCAGTATTTAACAACTTCCACGCAATTTAGGTGATGTTAGCATTTTTACCTAAAAGTATTTGCATTATTTTACGTGTCCACAATTGCTTCAGCTCAACAAATCCTCTACTGCAAATGTTTGCAGTGTAGAAGAGTGACGCGAGTGTTGCTATGAAATGTATAAGGCAGACATGTTTAAAACCTTGTAATATTTTAGTGTCCTTTAAATGTGATCAACTCTGATTCTAGTCAGTTTAATGCGCGGAACAGACTCCCATATTCTTGTTACATTTCCTCTCACCCCAGAGGATGAGAACAATAGGACTGTGGTCAAGTGGTCTGAGACAGACTCACTTCTGTTGCAGGCAGATTCTACAGAACCTCTAAGAGATGCAAACACAGTCATCCACTTCAGCAGACGTTTTGGTGATGGTGCATCAACGCGCCAGGTGAGGCCTTCTTACTAGTGGGACTAAGCTTAATGAGGGTCAAGTTGTGTCAAACAAAAGTCTGCACTGGAGTGATGGAGCGTGTGGGGGAGCCCGCCCGctcggaggaagaggaggctgaacGGTTGGTCACCTCTCTCTGGAGCTCGTCCACCCTCTTCTGCAGCTCGGCACGCTTCGCCAGCAGCTCCTTGTAACGCTGATGAACAGGCtcctgtcaaataaaaaaaaaaataaaaataataatggtaAGACACTGAAATATAGTTCTTTTTCAGTGCCCATGTTCTGAACATATAGaggttcatcattttaatttgcgGGTTTAATAGTATAGGTTCAGATGTTGCAAGGCTAAAAATACACATTCTTCTTCTCATTCTGTACACTGCTGCTAAGTCTACTCTGATTGGTCAACTCGCCCACTCACCGCATACCAATTTGAGACTGAGTCAGTTATTGAAAGTCTAGAACAAGTGACATCATTAATTCGTTTTTTAGCTGCAGTTTTAAAGCCTCAAGTTTGGCATTTTgtccagaagtaaccatatttggaagagagggaggaggatcCTGACCCGAGAGCTTGAGGACAATGAGTTCTCACCTTCGACCTGCACCCACTGGATATCACTAGAAGTCAATTACATGCTATCCATGCCCCAATTCATATCATGCTTCATTTAAAATTTGACTTTAAATGTGacaaatttataaaataaacatcatgATGTATTGAAGACGACTTGAATCATGTAAAAAGTAAGTTAATTTTCTCAAAGATTTTGCCAATgtcctctgctggtcatttcaGTGAATACATTgtttcaggcacttctgcaTTGGTTTCACTGTCTGGAGTCtatatgtctatatatatataatatatcatccATATAAAGGATGAACCAGCCAATAGACTTGCACTACCACATTTCACAGtggttgtttttcattttgttgaactttagtttatttaataataattaatgttaTAGTTGTGTAATCACTTTACCATGAGGAATAAACTGGGATATTATATGTTATTTGGTGATGCAGAAATAAAAGCCAGTTATGCAAACCAGGCATTTCATGCTCTTCAACTTTTGTAACTAGgcctttaaaataaacaaaacaatacatgaCACACAGAAGCAAAAGTAAAGCATCAAGTGGGCGTACTAAAAACATTTAACTCAGGTACAGACAGGATTCCTTGACATACCTGAGGTCTCATACGAGGGTTCCAGCGAATGTAGTAGCCAACCCAAAGCTCCAGATGGCGCAGGCTGACTACAGGGAACAGCACATGGTTGGAGTAGTTCACATACAGAGGATTGGTGAACTCCTCCAGCTGGCTGTTAATATAAGACCACAGAGAGCCTGTCCTTCTGGGAACCtcctgtaaaataaagatgTCATATCTGAATTTGCAataaattcttatttttttataacagACTTTGCATCTACTTTTTCAACTACATTGTTAAAATGTGCAGAGAAACAAAAgctctcacctccttcacccTCTGCTGTTCACTGTTACACAAGAATGTCCCAAACAGGCAGCTGTACAGGTGATCCAGAATGGTGACCAGGAAGTATTCATTAAACTCAAAGGCTGCAGggaacttaaaaaacaaaaacagcttcATTATTATCCTTGAAAGATTTTTCGGAagattattttcacatttcagtgTCATGTATCTATTACCTGACGCGTCAGCTGCCAGACGCAGTCAATgaactgaataaaaacaggTGAACGGTCTGCGTCTGTGTGGTTTTTATCGCCATGACCGATTCTCTGCGAGCGAAAGAGGAAAGATAGAAGGAataacagtgatgtcacaggaaAAGTCACAGCACATTACACTGGAATACTCCCCCCAATGTATGAGCGATTGTTTACCAGCTGGAAGCGGTGACCAAAGCTCAGCCACTCTTTCTCCAGCAGCACTTCGAAGCCGCGAATGGTGCGATAGTAACCGTCCAGCATGAGCATGGCCAGGGAGGTGAGCTGGGCTGTGCGGTCCCAGCCGTCGCTGCAGTGAACCACCACTGATGTTTTCCCAGACTCCACCTTATCTGCAATCCGCAGCGCTCCGGCCAGAATcagctacaaacacacacaactcagtCAGGAGTCTGGGGATTGGcttaatttccttttctttcttcctcattCCCCTGCAAAGTGACGCATCTCTACGCTCACCTTGATGTGCTCGAGCCAGTGAGTGGATTCCAGATTGGAGAGCCAGTGGGAGTCCTCGATGTTGGGGTAGACCACGTCCTTCAACTTGCGCAGTGACTCCCTCATCACGTGGATGTTGTGAATATCCAAGAACACCAGCTCTGCATTCTGATAAGCGTCCTCACTTTCATATCCGCCCCCTTTCATCTGGAAGAAACAAATGGACATCAGACAGGTTGTATTTTGATCCACTGGCCACGGATCAGCAAAACTTCAATCCCTACCAACCCCAGTACATTGTCTGACGGCGGAATGTAACGTCTAACCTCTGGGTATAAGGGGCAATAACACAACAGGTCCTTGAattaatgttttgaaaatgttgtgCTTCATAAATATTGCTgttgaatttagatttttttaaaaacaaaccttgTTAGCGGCAGCGTTGACACTGGGCCTGGCATCAAAAATGAACAGTTTATGGGACTGAGCATTAGCATCCATGATCGACTGGAGGTATTTCTCATCCTCTTTGCTGCGCTTCCCGGTTACACCGACCATCGGCTGACTGCAGCGCGTCACGGTCGCTTGGCTCTCCGGATGGATCCACGATAACACCTACGAAAGGGAGTGTAGCAGAAaatcaacacagacacaggagaggaggatttTATTCACTCTGAAAAAGTGTGTCACTCACAGGTATCCTGGACTTCACTCGGAAGGCAGCGACTCTCTTCACCTCTTCGTCTGGTATGTTGACGGGCACGGCGAGAGTTGATGGGTAGGTGTCACACAGCTCGAAGTGTTCGTTTATTTTTGTTATCCTCCAGCTTTCATTGGGTATACCCTTCCAAGAGACACGCACAAATCTATAagtttccttccttcctttatCATTTAGCTGACGAGTCCACTTCATCTTTAAATACCTGTCTTTTGTACTCCGAGACAGCGTCATACACCTTCCACCCGTTTTCAGGAAACACTTGTCCATAATCAAAGGCAAAGATTTGCTGTGGAGATGTGGAGAAGAAACGTAGAAGTTGATCAACTCGAGTGAGGAGCGACAGCGTCAGAGACAGTGAGGCTGAGAATCACTCACCAGCCCGTTGGAAACGGGAAACGCAAATTTTATCAGCACTTCGAAAATTGACTTCCTGAGTGTGTC includes:
- the mtmr2 gene encoding myotubularin-related protein 2 isoform X1: MEKSASIDSLGSKRSSSRHPSVDSLSSTSTSRSDRSAQSKPTSAMSSDSVSTSAEFSPELRVKPKTPAKQVLRVSEKEEPQLLPNETVQDMAQDITYFCPFIGALRGTVMVTNYRLFFKCIEREPAFVLDLPLGVVSRVEKIGSASSRGDVSYGLVCKDVRNLRFAHKQLEDTLRKSIFEVLIKFAFPVSNGLQIFAFDYGQVFPENGWKVYDAVSEYKRQGIPNESWRITKINEHFELCDTYPSTLAVPVNIPDEEVKRVAAFRVKSRIPVLSWIHPESQATVTRCSQPMVGVTGKRSKEDEKYLQSIMDANAQSHKLFIFDARPSVNAAANKMKGGGYESEDAYQNAELVFLDIHNIHVMRESLRKLKDVVYPNIEDSHWLSNLESTHWLEHIKLILAGALRIADKVESGKTSVVVHCSDGWDRTAQLTSLAMLMLDGYYRTIRGFEVLLEKEWLSFGHRFQLRIGHGDKNHTDADRSPVFIQFIDCVWQLTRQFPAAFEFNEYFLVTILDHLYSCLFGTFLCNSEQQRVKEEVPRRTGSLWSYINSQLEEFTNPLYVNYSNHVLFPVVSLRHLELWVGYYIRWNPRMRPQEPVHQRYKELLAKRAELQKRVDELQREVTNRSASSSSERAGSPTRSITPVQTFV
- the mtmr2 gene encoding myotubularin-related protein 2 isoform X2, with translation MEKSASIDSLGSKRSSSRHPSVDSLSSTSTSRSDRSAQSKPTSAMSSDSVSTSAEFSPELRVKPKTPAKVLRVSEKEEPQLLPNETVQDMAQDITYFCPFIGALRGTVMVTNYRLFFKCIEREPAFVLDLPLGVVSRVEKIGSASSRGDVSYGLVCKDVRNLRFAHKQLEDTLRKSIFEVLIKFAFPVSNGLQIFAFDYGQVFPENGWKVYDAVSEYKRQGIPNESWRITKINEHFELCDTYPSTLAVPVNIPDEEVKRVAAFRVKSRIPVLSWIHPESQATVTRCSQPMVGVTGKRSKEDEKYLQSIMDANAQSHKLFIFDARPSVNAAANKMKGGGYESEDAYQNAELVFLDIHNIHVMRESLRKLKDVVYPNIEDSHWLSNLESTHWLEHIKLILAGALRIADKVESGKTSVVVHCSDGWDRTAQLTSLAMLMLDGYYRTIRGFEVLLEKEWLSFGHRFQLRIGHGDKNHTDADRSPVFIQFIDCVWQLTRQFPAAFEFNEYFLVTILDHLYSCLFGTFLCNSEQQRVKEEVPRRTGSLWSYINSQLEEFTNPLYVNYSNHVLFPVVSLRHLELWVGYYIRWNPRMRPQEPVHQRYKELLAKRAELQKRVDELQREVTNRSASSSSERAGSPTRSITPVQTFV